ACCTCTTGTATGCGGGGATCGTCTACCCGCATCGAGTCGGTCGGAGGGTTCGGCTTCCACTCCCCGAAGCCGCGGCAGCCGGAGTCCACCAGGCGTTTCACCTCGTCGGCATAGGCGAGACCGGGCTGCCGAGGGTCGAAGGTACCGAAGGGAATGAAGCGGTCCGGGTGTTCGCGGGCGTGTTCAAGGACGGTCTCGGTAGTGACGAACGGGGGCACCTGGGCGCCCGGCGGCACCGGCAGGGGCAGCAGCACCGCCATGTCCACCCCGGCCGTGTCCAGGTAGGCCAGGTTGGGTACCTTGTTCACCGCCTCCCGACAGGAAGGGGCGAAGGCGTAGGCGGGGAAGGGCGGCTCTTCGGGACCGTCCATGGTCCTGCCGATGGCGGCGGCGGTCAGGTGGGTGTGTACGTCTACGATCATGCGTGTCTCCTACTCCTTGGCTCTCTCGGTGTCCGAGTCCGCCGCGGCGGCGAGGCGCCCTGGTCCTGCTCCCCGGCGCTCATCCCAGGAGCGGGCGCACGTACTCCGGCGAGTAGCGCGCGGCCCGGTAGATGCCATGCCGGGCAGGGTACGGGCTGCGGTACTCCCACACCACTTCCTTGTCCGGCGTCACCTCGAACAGCCGGCCGGGAGCGCCCTCGCACACCAGCAGGTTGCCGTTGGGCAGGAGTTGTGCCCCCGAGATGTAAGCGCTGAAGAAGCTCTCCCTGGGGTCTGCCTGATACTCCCAGACGATCTCCTCCGCCAAGGGGTCCATGATGACCACCCGAGACCAGCCTCGCCGGGTGCCGTTGTCGAAGATCAGGATTCTGCCATCGGGCAGCATGGTGGGTTGATGCTGCCCGTCCAGCACCCCTGGGCCCCAGGCCCAGACGATGTCGCCCGTGTCCCGGTCAATCACCCCGATGACGTCCAGGCTGCGATAGCTGAAGAGGATGTTGCCCGCGCGGAACCGGCTGTCTCGCGCAGCGGAGGCATTATCGGGCATGGATTGGGTGGTGTTGTTGTGGGCCCAGTCGAAGGGGTAGTCCTTCTGGATGCGTTGCCCCACGTACTCCCAGCGGTCGCCCTCGAGCAACCGCTGCAAGTCCCGGTAGTGCTCCTCGCCGAACCATTCCCACACCAGCCTCTTGTCGCGGGTGATCTCGATCAGGTAGGGGCAGCGCTTCAGTTCCGGTCCAATCTCCGGCACCATCTTGTCCATCAGGCAGTGAATGAGCAGGTTGCCGTTCTCCAGCACCCGGTAATCGTGGTCTATGCGGCAGTGACAGGACCAGACCACGTTGCTCTGGGGGTCAACCTCCCGTAGGCCGGCCTGCTCGATGCTGGAGCGGTCGCGGGTGGAGTAGAGCAGATTGCCGTTCGGCAGGAGCTGCAGGAATTGGACTGCCGTCTTGGCGGTCCACTCGTGCGCCGGCCGGCCCTCCATGTCAATCAGGTACATGTGGGCCACTCCGCCGGCGCCCTCCTCGGGGGTCTCGTGAGTGTGGCAGAAGAGAGTGTACCCCTCGTAGGCTCGCTCGTCGGCCATGAGCTCCTCCTTTTCATCCGTCTGCCGCTGGCCTCAGGATAGCCCGCCTGGCGTCGGCAGTCGAGCCCGGCCCGCCGCCTGGCCGCAGAGGCCGGCCAAGCTTACGCCGTCCTCACCGGAGCTTCACCATTTCTTCATCGAGGTCAGCTACACTGGAGGAGCGTTGTGGAAGCCACAGCGTGAGTCCAGTGAACGATGGAGGTAGCGACCTATGAAGAAGGCACTGTCGTTGGGGGCGGTGGCGCTGCTGGTCACGGCGCTCAGCCTCTTCCTGGTGGGAACGGCGGTTGCCCAGGAACCGGAGGCGTCGCCCACGCCCGGGCCACGACCGTTCCTGGGGGGAGTCTGGCACCGCGTCTGCTCCGGAGCTGGGCTCCTCTCCGATGCCATCACAGATCTGCTGGGGATGACACCGGAGGAGATCGCGGCGGAGCAGGCCGCCGGCAAGACCCTGGCCGAGATCGCAGCAGAGAAGGGCCTGAGCGATGATGACCTGGCCGACGCGCTGCTCTCGTCCCTGAGGGAGGCCGTGGAAGAGGCGAAGGCCGAGGGCCGCATCACCTGGGAGCAGTTCGATAGGTTGTTCGCCCGGGGCCGATTTGGCGGCCGCGGAGCCAAGATGGGCTGGTTCGCCCCGGTCCCGGAGGCGATCACCGACTTGCTGGGCATGACCGCTGAGGAGCTGCACGCCGAACGGGCCGCCGGCAAAACCCTCTCCGAGATCGCGGCGGAGAGAGGGGTGAGCGATCAACAGCTCATCGACGCCCTGCTCGACTTCCAGAAGGAGGCGGTCGAGCGGGCACTGGAAGAGGGCAGGATCACCGAGGCCCAGGCCGAGTGGTTGCTGGCTCGGGAGCAGGCTGTGGCCCCCTTCACCTTGACCAACCCGTTCGGACCGGGCCCGTGGGACGGACGTGGCTGGCACGGAGGTAGGCTCGGTTTTCGGCCCTTCGTTCGTTAGCCCTGCCTTTCCGTTTCCCTGGCCCGGAGGGAGGAGCGCGGTCGCGAGACCCGCTCCTCCCTTCCCGTCATCGCTCTACAGAACGCTGATAGGCCGCAGCTTCACGCTGATTCACATGGAGAGGAAGACGAACGAATATCGGCGAAGATCAGCGTACGGTGTCAGTGTCATCAGCGTTCCAGCAGAGACCACCTGTCTTCACTAGAACTTCATACGATCTTCATAAGAACCCTACGCCGTCGTACCATACTCACGTCAGCCTCGCTGCCGAGGGAGCAATGAGACGCAGGAAGAAGAACCGCACCTACATCGTGGCCCTGGGCTTGGTGGCGGTGGCGGCCCTGGCCGTCAGCGCCTGGTACTACCGGGGTGGGCAGCTCTCCGGCGCCACCGCCACCGAGCCCGCCATGCGCACCGCCCGTGCCCGCCTGGGCGACATGCGCATCTCCCTCACCGGTGCCGGCTCGTTGGTCGCCGGGGCCGAGATGGACATCGGCTTCGAGACCAGCGGCAGGGTGACGGAGGTCCTGGTCCAGCTGGGCGACCGGGTAGAAGCGGGGCAGATCCTGGCTCGGTTGGACCGAGCGGATGCCGAGGCACAGGTGACGCAAGCAGAGCTAGGCCTCAGATTGGCCGAGCTGAAACTGGCCCAACTGGAAGAAGGGCCAGATGCCGACGAGGTTGCCACTGCGCAAGCCAACCTGGCCACAGCGCAGGAGAACCTGGCCTCCCTGCAGGCAGGCCCCGGCGAGGAGGAGCTGGCCACGGCCCGGGCCTCTCTGGCCGCCGCCGAGGAGAAGTACCGCGAGTTGCTGGCCGGACCCTCCGAGGAGAAAGCCCTCTCCGCCCGGGCCAGCCTGGAGAACGCTCGCCTGTCCCTGCAGCAAGCTCAGATAGAGTACGCCGAGGCAGCCCAGGACCCGGAGAAGAGCGCCGCCGCACGTGCCGCCTACGACAGAGCCCTACGCGAGTACGAGGTGGCCCAGGCCAGCTACGACGCTACCATGAAGGGCGCTAGCCAGTCCGAGTTGCAGAGCGCTCTGGCCCAGGTGACTCAAGCGCGGAACAACCTGGAGAAGCTCCTCGCCGGCCCGACGGCGGCGGAGCTCGCCTCCGCCGAGGCCCAGGTGGCTTCCGCCCAGGCCAAACTGGACGCTCTCCTGGCCGGGCCGACGGATCTGGAGAGGGAGAGCGCCGCCCTGGAGGTGGAGAAGGCCCGCTTCAGCCTGGAACAGGCCCAGCGTCAGCTGGAGGCCACCGAGCTCAAGGCGCCCATCGCCGGCACCATTACCGCCCTGGACCTGACCGTCGGGCAGACAGTCGGCACCGGCGCCGTTATCAGCCTGGCCGACCTCGATCACGTTCTGGTGCGCTTCTACATAGACGAGACGGAGATCAGCCTCCTTGCCCTGGGCCAGGAAGTAAGGGTCACCTTCGATGCCCTTCCCGGCCAGAACTTCACCGGCCAGGTGACTCGCATAGAGCCAGGCCTGAGGACCGTCTCCGGGGTACCCGTGGTCACCGCTTGGGCCAGCCTGGAGGTCCCCGAAGGCAGCCAAGCCAAGTTCATGGGCGACATGAACGCTGCCGTCGAGGTCATCGCCGCCGAGCGCCAGGGAGTGGTGCTGGTACCCATGGAGGCGGTGCGGGAGATGGGGGCCGGCCAGTACGCCGTGTTCGTCGTGGGGCAAGACGGTGAGTTAGAGTTGCGTCCGGTTCAGGTGGGCCTGAGCGATAACCTATACTATGAGGTCGTCAGTGGGCTCGAGCCCGGCGAGGTGGTAACTACCGGCACAGTGGACACAGGCGTCTGAGCCTGTCGGATGGAACCCCTTGCTGACACAAGAGCCAACACCTTTGGGTGAGGAGAGCAGCCCATGAAAGCCATCGGGCGATGGTTGTCGGCAGTGGCACTACTCATTGTGGCACTGGCACTGTGGCTTGAGCTGGGTCCGGTCCCGACTGGTTCCTCGGTGTCGTCGGCGCAAGGTACCGTCGCCACCGCCCCGCCAGTGGCCACCCCCGCTCCGCTGCCCCAGTCCGAGGCGGCAAACGCTTTGGAGGCCCAGGTGATCGCCGTCTACGAGGAGGCAGCCCCGGCGGTCGTCAACATCACCAGCCGGCGCATCGTCACCGACTTCTTCCTGCGAGCCATCCCTCAGGAGGGCAGCGGATCCGGCTTCCTCTGGGACAATGCGGGGCATGTGGTCACCAACTACCACGTGGTGGGAAACGCCCAGGACATCCTGGTGACCTTCGCCGATGGGCGCACATACGAGGCTGAGGTGGCAGGGGTGGATGCCACCAACGACCTGGCCG
The DNA window shown above is from Anaerolineae bacterium and carries:
- a CDS encoding efflux RND transporter periplasmic adaptor subunit translates to MRRRKKNRTYIVALGLVAVAALAVSAWYYRGGQLSGATATEPAMRTARARLGDMRISLTGAGSLVAGAEMDIGFETSGRVTEVLVQLGDRVEAGQILARLDRADAEAQVTQAELGLRLAELKLAQLEEGPDADEVATAQANLATAQENLASLQAGPGEEELATARASLAAAEEKYRELLAGPSEEKALSARASLENARLSLQQAQIEYAEAAQDPEKSAAARAAYDRALREYEVAQASYDATMKGASQSELQSALAQVTQARNNLEKLLAGPTAAELASAEAQVASAQAKLDALLAGPTDLERESAALEVEKARFSLEQAQRQLEATELKAPIAGTITALDLTVGQTVGTGAVISLADLDHVLVRFYIDETEISLLALGQEVRVTFDALPGQNFTGQVTRIEPGLRTVSGVPVVTAWASLEVPEGSQAKFMGDMNAAVEVIAAERQGVVLVPMEAVREMGAGQYAVFVVGQDGELELRPVQVGLSDNLYYEVVSGLEPGEVVTTGTVDTGV